The proteins below are encoded in one region of Micromonospora sp. DSM 45708:
- a CDS encoding glycoside hydrolase family 10 protein yields the protein MKATPLRAAALAVALLGALVAGTPAQAAPNETTPTGSTDCVTNPATPKRQFRAMWIASVTNIDWPSKDSWTAPDQVAKQKAEYLGWLDLAQKLHHNAVVVQVRPTADAFWPSPYEPWSEYLTGVRGKNPGWDPLAFLVAESHKRNLEFHAWFNPYRVSMPAPGGAGADLSQLAPDSPARAHPDWVFAYPPAGVAGSRLYYNPGVPAVREFVQTAMMDAVNRYDVDGVHFDDYFYPYPSGTHQVPDDATFAQYNRGFTDKADWRRDNINLLIQEMNAKIKAAKPWVKFGVSPFGIWRNASADPNGSDTTGSQSYDIISADTRTWVKQEWIDYIVPQLYWYIGQYPAADYARLVPWWAETVRGTKVQLYIGQADYKSGDPAYGSFWMNPQELSNHLTLNRSYPEVLGNVHFSAVQVRANRLGATDIYAAEHYSRPALVPTMTHLPHKPLLFPVVTGAQREADGVRLSWRQPADGKGPLGTATSYAIYRFDGTGLAGRCDFADASHLVGTVRATDGDVQSWVDTTAVAGQRYTYHVTALDRLANESPASPPRFVR from the coding sequence ATGAAGGCAACTCCGCTCAGAGCCGCCGCGCTGGCCGTGGCGCTGCTCGGCGCGCTGGTCGCCGGCACCCCGGCGCAGGCCGCGCCGAACGAGACGACACCTACCGGTTCCACCGACTGCGTCACCAACCCGGCCACCCCCAAGCGGCAGTTCCGGGCCATGTGGATCGCCTCGGTAACGAACATCGACTGGCCCAGCAAGGACTCCTGGACCGCGCCGGACCAGGTCGCCAAGCAGAAGGCGGAGTACCTGGGCTGGCTCGACCTGGCCCAGAAACTCCACCACAACGCCGTCGTGGTCCAGGTCCGCCCGACCGCTGACGCGTTCTGGCCCTCGCCGTACGAGCCGTGGTCGGAATACCTGACCGGGGTACGCGGCAAGAACCCGGGCTGGGACCCGCTGGCCTTCCTGGTCGCCGAGTCGCACAAGCGGAACCTGGAGTTCCACGCCTGGTTCAACCCGTACCGGGTCTCCATGCCGGCCCCCGGTGGCGCCGGCGCCGACCTGTCGCAGCTCGCGCCGGACAGCCCCGCCCGGGCGCACCCGGACTGGGTGTTCGCCTACCCGCCGGCCGGCGTCGCCGGCAGCCGGCTCTACTACAACCCCGGCGTCCCGGCGGTCCGCGAGTTCGTCCAGACCGCGATGATGGACGCGGTCAACCGGTACGACGTCGACGGCGTGCACTTCGACGACTACTTCTACCCGTACCCGAGCGGCACCCACCAGGTGCCGGACGACGCCACGTTCGCGCAGTACAACCGGGGCTTCACGGACAAGGCCGACTGGCGGCGGGACAACATCAACCTGCTGATCCAGGAGATGAACGCCAAGATCAAGGCGGCCAAGCCGTGGGTGAAGTTCGGGGTCAGCCCGTTCGGCATCTGGCGCAACGCGTCCGCCGACCCGAACGGCTCGGACACCACCGGCTCGCAGTCGTACGACATCATCTCCGCCGACACCCGCACCTGGGTCAAGCAGGAGTGGATCGACTACATCGTGCCGCAGCTCTACTGGTACATCGGCCAGTACCCGGCCGCCGACTACGCCCGGCTGGTGCCGTGGTGGGCGGAGACGGTGCGCGGCACCAAGGTCCAGCTCTACATCGGCCAGGCCGACTACAAGAGCGGTGACCCGGCGTACGGCTCGTTCTGGATGAACCCGCAGGAGCTGTCGAACCACCTGACGCTCAACCGGTCGTACCCGGAGGTGCTCGGCAACGTGCACTTCTCGGCGGTGCAGGTCCGGGCCAACCGGCTCGGCGCCACCGACATCTACGCGGCCGAGCACTACTCCCGCCCCGCGCTGGTGCCCACCATGACGCACCTGCCGCACAAGCCGCTGCTGTTCCCGGTGGTCACCGGAGCCCAGCGGGAGGCGGACGGGGTGCGCCTGAGCTGGCGGCAGCCCGCCGACGGCAAGGGCCCGCTCGGCACCGCCACCTCGTACGCGATCTACCGGTTCGACGGCACCGGCCTGGCCGGACGCTGCGACTTCGCCGACGCGTCCCACCTGGTCGGCACCGTCCGGGCCACCGACGGTGACGTGCAGTCCTGGGTGGACACCACGGCGGTCGCCGGCCAGCGCTACACCTACCACGTGACCGCGCTGGACCGCCTGGCGAACGAGAGCCCGGCCAGCCCGCCGCGCTTCGTCCGCTGA
- a CDS encoding APC family permease: protein MSVLRTKPIQDVIAQGDADGEDGRPGLRRRLGPVDLMGFGIGIVIGTGIFTLTGVEAKNSAGPGVVISFGIAGVVALLAALCYAELASSVPTAGSAYTYAYATMGEIVAWIIGWDLLLEFSLGAAVVARGWSGYLTDLFGLPSAWFAEEGSIVNLGAIGIVLVLGVVAIVGIRESARVTNVLVLVKVAICAFVIIAGLFFVKAANLSPFIPSAEPAGAGDDGIKQPVTQLLFGLEPSVFGFVGVLTAAAVVFFAYTGFEAVANLGEETRKPKRDLPLGLLGTLVISTALYIGVSLVVVGMVKYTEIDEGAPIASAFRAVGAGWAAVLVSIAAVAGLTSVILVDLVAMGRIGFAIARDGLIPPSIAKVHPRWGTPYRIAGIMTVVVALLAGFLPLSALADLVSIGALCAFMLVALAVPILRKRRPDLERPFKVPFSPVLPIVTAVACLYLSLNLSVETWVRFLIWMALGAVIYFGYGHRKNRLARREHAEDTPEPAPTP from the coding sequence ATGTCAGTCCTACGGACCAAGCCGATCCAGGACGTGATCGCCCAGGGCGACGCCGACGGCGAAGACGGCAGGCCGGGGCTTCGCCGCCGGCTCGGGCCGGTCGACCTGATGGGCTTCGGCATCGGGATCGTGATCGGCACCGGGATCTTCACGCTGACCGGCGTGGAGGCGAAGAACAGCGCGGGCCCGGGCGTGGTGATCTCCTTCGGCATCGCCGGCGTGGTCGCGCTGCTCGCCGCGCTCTGCTACGCCGAGCTGGCCTCCAGCGTGCCGACCGCCGGCAGCGCCTACACCTACGCGTACGCGACCATGGGCGAGATCGTCGCCTGGATCATCGGCTGGGACCTGCTGCTGGAGTTCTCACTCGGCGCGGCGGTGGTGGCCCGGGGCTGGTCCGGCTACCTCACCGACCTGTTCGGCCTGCCCAGCGCCTGGTTCGCCGAGGAGGGCAGCATCGTCAACCTCGGCGCGATCGGCATCGTGCTGGTGCTCGGCGTGGTGGCCATCGTCGGCATCCGCGAGTCCGCCCGGGTCACCAACGTGCTGGTGCTGGTGAAGGTGGCGATCTGCGCCTTCGTCATCATCGCCGGCCTGTTCTTCGTGAAGGCGGCCAACCTCAGCCCGTTCATCCCGTCCGCCGAGCCGGCCGGGGCCGGTGACGACGGCATCAAGCAGCCGGTGACCCAGCTCCTCTTCGGGCTGGAGCCGTCGGTGTTCGGCTTCGTCGGGGTGCTCACCGCCGCCGCGGTGGTGTTCTTCGCGTACACCGGGTTCGAGGCCGTGGCGAACCTGGGCGAGGAGACCCGCAAGCCCAAGCGGGACCTGCCGCTGGGACTGCTCGGCACGCTTGTCATCTCCACCGCGCTCTACATCGGCGTCTCGCTGGTCGTGGTCGGCATGGTGAAGTACACCGAGATCGACGAGGGCGCGCCGATCGCGTCCGCGTTCCGGGCGGTCGGCGCCGGCTGGGCCGCGGTGCTCGTCTCCATCGCCGCCGTCGCGGGCCTGACCAGCGTCATCCTGGTCGACCTGGTGGCCATGGGCCGGATCGGCTTCGCCATCGCCCGGGACGGGCTCATCCCCCCGTCGATCGCGAAGGTGCACCCGCGCTGGGGCACCCCGTACCGGATCGCCGGGATCATGACGGTGGTGGTGGCGCTGCTCGCCGGCTTCCTGCCGCTCTCCGCGCTGGCCGACCTGGTCAGCATCGGCGCGCTCTGCGCGTTCATGCTGGTCGCGCTCGCGGTGCCGATCCTGCGCAAGCGGCGCCCCGACCTGGAGCGGCCGTTCAAGGTGCCGTTCTCGCCGGTGCTGCCGATCGTCACAGCGGTGGCCTGCCTCTACCTGAGCCTCAACCTGTCGGTGGAGACCTGGGTGCGGTTCCTGATCTGGATGGCGCTCGGCGCGGTCATCTACTTCGGCTACGGGCACCGCAAGAACCGGCTGGCCCGCCGCGAGCACGCGGAGGACACCCCCGAGCCCGCCCCCACCCCCTGA
- a CDS encoding phospholipase has product MSRRLATTLATGVIALLTTLGLASPAVAAVSTQQKLSVLSSWTQTSAASYNAWNSARVNRAPWTEYGFDWSTDYCSSSPDNPLGFTFNLSCYRHDFGYRNHKAMGIFPANKSRLDSAFYEDLKRVCATYNSVVRPACYSLAWTYYQAVSVFGSLAAVQQADLDRAARMKADAERHATARN; this is encoded by the coding sequence ATGTCCCGTCGCCTCGCCACCACGCTCGCCACCGGCGTGATCGCCCTGCTCACCACGCTCGGCCTGGCCTCACCGGCCGTCGCCGCGGTGAGCACTCAGCAGAAGCTGTCGGTGCTGTCGAGCTGGACCCAGACCAGCGCCGCCAGCTACAACGCCTGGAACAGCGCCCGGGTGAACCGGGCCCCCTGGACCGAGTACGGCTTCGACTGGTCCACCGACTACTGCTCGTCCAGCCCGGACAACCCGCTCGGCTTCACGTTCAACCTCTCCTGCTACCGGCACGACTTCGGCTACCGCAACCACAAGGCGATGGGCATCTTCCCGGCCAACAAGTCCCGCCTGGACAGCGCGTTCTACGAGGACCTGAAGCGGGTCTGCGCCACCTACAACTCGGTGGTCCGGCCCGCCTGCTACAGCCTCGCCTGGACCTACTACCAGGCGGTCAGCGTCTTCGGTTCGCTCGCCGCCGTGCAGCAGGCCGACCTCGACCGCGCCGCGCGGATGAAGGCCGACGCGGAACGCCACGCCACCGCCCGCAACTGA
- a CDS encoding glycoside hydrolase family 43 protein translates to MTGRLRRRGAVAVATAPLLAALLAAGCGGGSTPSSTPEGARVFTNPVVRTDAPDPQAIRVGETWYLFHTNAGGRNVPVLTSPDLVEWTPAGDALPELPDWADGGKTWAPEAIQLAPDRFVLYYTVADRASGRQCLGRAVADTPLGPYADDSDKPLVCQPELGGSIDASPFRDTDGSLWLLWKNDGNAIGVDTWLWSQRLTPDGLRLTGPATKLLRQTEPWEGTLIEGPFFHRHDGKLFLFFAANAYDKDVYAEGYAVCESPTGPCVKASENPILASNDVATGPGHASLVEQDGRTWLLYHAWSPGQEGTTDPGRQVWLNELVWTDGKPSVRGPLREVQR, encoded by the coding sequence ATGACCGGCCGGCTCCGGCGGCGCGGCGCGGTGGCGGTGGCCACCGCGCCGCTGCTCGCCGCGCTGCTCGCCGCCGGTTGCGGCGGCGGCTCCACCCCATCGAGTACGCCGGAGGGCGCACGCGTGTTCACCAACCCGGTCGTGCGGACCGACGCCCCCGACCCGCAGGCGATCCGGGTCGGCGAGACCTGGTACCTGTTCCACACCAACGCCGGGGGCCGGAACGTCCCGGTGCTCACCTCGCCCGACCTGGTCGAGTGGACCCCGGCCGGTGACGCGCTGCCGGAGCTGCCGGACTGGGCGGACGGGGGGAAGACGTGGGCGCCGGAGGCGATCCAGCTCGCCCCGGACCGGTTCGTCCTCTACTACACGGTGGCCGACCGCGCGTCCGGCCGGCAGTGCCTGGGCCGGGCGGTGGCCGACACGCCGCTCGGGCCGTACGCGGACGATTCCGACAAGCCGCTGGTCTGCCAGCCGGAGCTGGGCGGTTCGATCGACGCCAGCCCGTTCCGGGACACCGACGGCAGTCTCTGGCTGCTGTGGAAGAACGACGGCAACGCGATCGGCGTGGACACCTGGCTCTGGTCGCAGCGCCTGACGCCGGACGGGCTGCGGCTGACCGGCCCGGCGACGAAGCTGCTGCGGCAGACCGAGCCGTGGGAGGGCACCCTGATCGAGGGGCCGTTCTTCCACCGGCACGACGGGAAGCTGTTCCTGTTCTTCGCCGCCAACGCCTACGACAAGGACGTCTACGCCGAGGGGTACGCGGTCTGCGAGAGCCCCACCGGGCCGTGCGTGAAGGCGTCGGAGAACCCGATCCTGGCCAGCAACGACGTGGCCACCGGGCCGGGGCACGCCTCGCTCGTCGAGCAGGACGGCCGCACCTGGCTGCTCTATCACGCCTGGTCGCCCGGCCAGGAGGGCACCACCGACCCGGGCCGCCAGGTCTGGCTGAACGAGCTGGTCTGGACCGACGGCAAGCCGTCCGTACGCGGCCCGCTCCGCGAGGTGCAGCGGTAA